In a single window of the Trichoderma breve strain T069 chromosome 6, whole genome shotgun sequence genome:
- a CDS encoding FAD binding domain-containing protein produces the protein MEETQVLIVGAGPSGLALGLALARFQVRSVILEKDSEVTTDPRGVYLTGDAVRILYDLGLENEVSTIGHEVHKIIFHRSSFSTKPFYRMNIGTRDVLQQAVPEGILQSQPRLESALREKVRISKYCTLRTACRVIKITHDDLPSAEYIDEQEKRHQIRSEWLVGADGKVGIVRKHFLEPTAGIIQEEGKYPYNGTWIAANLKISIPTPQTHPTYPLWDLGYSPEAVYNLFWPEGWHFCGPPGKATATGRFGPPEERMWRHELCQSDWNDSMDAESLFWEHLKPMITRERDGDRGPYRFAHKVVNEWFHKRVILIGDAAHVFPPFAGQGIASGVRDAHQLAWRLALLLQSKSQGEALVNNILGSWALERRKSVDDAAKFTMLNGYLCNNEPSIWLRMLLHLAMFLESNQFSFQFLDPQAIVERRGFTHVLGGFFLENNHGGTRLTQMYVQSNEGVSILSDTLLRSGDCIFTIIAICNGADDSRIYQDAKEAVEGSGIDPAVLSTSSIVLLSPSYSGGYIKPVESVSGEQIQVFSPAMHPGERPGLSPQQNGHAYLDRLGRPTRFAIIRPDFFVVSCCKNVKELEQCLSLLKKRLVP, from the exons ATGGAAGAAACACAAGTCCTCATTGTTGGTGCTGGGCCTTCCGGCCTGGCTCTTGGCCTTGCACTGGCCAGATTTCAAGTCAGA TCTGTCATCCTTGAGAAAGACAGTGAAGTGACTACAGACCCACGGGGTGTATATCTCACAGGAGACGCTGTGAGGATCCTCTATGACTTGGGACTAGAGAATGAGGTATCTACTATCGGACATG AGGTTCATAAGATCATTTTTCATCGATCCTCGTTCAGCACGAAGCCATTCTATCGTATGAACATTGGCACGCGGGATGTCCTACAGCAAGCAGTACCGGAGGGAATCTTGCAGAGCCAACCACGGCTAG AGAGCGCACTTCGGGAGAAAGTGAGGATCTCTAAATATTGCACCCTCCGAACAGCCTGCCGTGTGATAAAAATAACACATGATGATTTGCCAAGCGCCGAGTACATCGAcgagcaagaaaaaagacatcAGATTAGGAGTGAATGGTTAGTGGGGGCTGATGGCAAAGTAGGCATTGTACGAAAGCATTTTCTTGAGCCGACCGCAGGCATTATAcaggaagaaggaaaatatCCGTATAACGGAACTTGGATTGCAGCCAATTTGAAGATTTCGATTCCAACACCACAGACACATCCGACCTATCCTTTGTGGGATCTTGGATACTCTCCTGAAGCGGTATACAACCTCTTCTGGCCAGAAGGGTGGCACTTTTGTGGCCCTCCCGGTAAAGCAACAGCGACGGGACGATTTGGTCCACCTGAAGAGAGGATGTGGAGGCATGAGCTATGTCAGTCGGACTGGAATGACTCTATGGATGCAGAGTCTCTATTTTGGGAGCACCTTAAGCCCATGATCACCAGAGAAAGGGATGGCGACCGAGG ACCATACAGATTCGCTCATAAAGTCGTCAATGAATGGTTTCACAAACGTGTCATTCTAATTGGAGATGCGGCTCATGTGTTCCCCCCTTTCGCCGGTCAGGGTATAGCAAGCGGCGTGAGAGATGCGCATCAACTGGCGTGgcgccttgccttgctcctCCAGTCCAAGTCTCAAGGCGAAGCTCTGGTCAATAACATACTGGGTTCCTGGGCTCTTGAGCGGCGGAAAAGCGTGGATGATGCAGCCAAATTTACAATGTTAAACGGCTATCTGTGCAACAACGAGCCGTCAATCTGGCTCCgcatgctgctgcatctAGCAATGTTTCTCGAGTCAAACCAATTTTCTTTCCAGTTTCTAGACCCCCAGGCTATCGTGGAGCGACGTGGATTCACCCACGTACTAGGAGGGTTTTTTCTCGAGAACAATCATGGCGGCACTCGACTGACGCAGATGTATGTGCAGTCGAATGAAGGCGTATCGATCTTATCCGACACCCTACTGCGATCCGGTGATTGTATCTTCACGATTATCGCTATATGCAATGGTGCTGATGATAGCCGAATTTACCAAGACGCAAAAGAGGCTGTTGAGGGCTCAGGAATCGACCCAGCCGTTTTATCAACATCGTCAATTGTGCTGCTCAGTCCAAGTTACAGCGGCGGATATATCAAACCAGTCGAATCTGTCAGCGGAGAGCAGATCCAGGTGTTCTCGCCAGCCATGCATCCTGGTGAGCGGCCCGGATTGAGCCCTCAACAGAATGGTCATGCATATCTAGATCGCCTCGGACGTCCAACACGGTTTGCCATCATACGACCTGATTTTTTTGTCGTTTCCTGCTGCAAGAATGTCAAGGAGCTAGAGCAATGTCTTTCACtactgaagaagagactaGTTCCTTAG
- a CDS encoding fumarylacetoacetate (FAA) hydrolase family domain-containing protein, which yields MLPFSHLIHFQCDEDGQCFFADLGDNATGPPPPGTTLGAYPSMDQLISNTGKKNVTIRRLLAPLPQSAAPIYCVGLNYRSHAKEAGLDIPSYPPVWTKPAATLAHPDEDIPINDFCAKSLLDYEGELVFVTSKECKDLSPKEAKDYILGYTVGLDLSCRMFQLPKNQGGQFYFAKAFDKFAPIGPSLISPALFGNGASFTITTKVNGQVRQEAEFQTDMVFSPEQILSHMSQGTTIPAGTAVMTGTPAGVGAFMKPKSFLQNGDVVEVEMAKVGMLRNKMKFE from the exons ATGTTACCTTTCTCGCATCTTATTCATTTCCAatgtgatgaagatggtcaATGCTTCTTTGCCGACCTTGGCGATAACGCCACCgggccgccgcctccaggGACAACACTCGGTGCATATCCTTCAATGGACCAACTCATTAGCAACACTGGGAAGAAGAATGTAACGATACGACGG CTACTAGCTCCGCTGCCGCAATCTGCAGCTCCGATATACTGCGTCGGCCTCAATTACCGAAGCCACGCCAAAGAGGCTGGT CTCGATATACCTTCTTACCCTCCGGTCTGGACTaaaccagcagcaacgcTTGCACACCCTGATGAAGATATCCCCATCAATGACTTCTGCGCCAAGAGTCTTTTGGATTATGAG GGTGAGCTGGTCTTTGTAACGTCGAAGGAATGTAAAGATTTGTCGCCTAAGGAGGCCAAAGATTACATTCTAGGCTACACTGTTGGCCTCGACCTGTCCTGTCGTATGTTCCAGCTTCCCAAAAATCAAGGAGGCCAATTTTATTTCGCCAAAGCGTTTGACAAGTTTGCACCTATCGGCCCGTCATTAATCAGCCCAGCACTCTTTGGCAATGGCGCATCATTCACTATCACTACCAAGGTCAATGGCCAAGTAAGACAGGAGGCAGAATTTCAGACGGATATGGTATTCTCTCCAGAACAAATATTAAGTCATATGAGCCAAG GTACCACTATTCCTGCCGGCACTGCGGTTATGACAGGCACTCCAGCAGGCGTCGGGGCCTTCATGAAACCCAAATCTTTCTTACAAAATGGTGACGTGGTGGAAGTCGAGATGGCGAAAGTTGGGATGCTTCGTAACAAGATGAAGTTTGAGTAA